A portion of the Brevundimonas pondensis genome contains these proteins:
- a CDS encoding acyl-CoA desaturase: MHEPDPCAVNSLIETPDSSPVTGRVVWDPIHSLWNGGMLAATLAFGATTFSLGALTVFVITTGATLLLGHSVGFHRRLIHGSFDCPLWLERTLVWFGTLVGMSGPFWMIRTHDLRDWAQRQTDCHDYLAHRRPMMVDAVWQMHCRLVLDHPPRFDLGRIGRDPFYRFLERTWMLQQAPVAAALWLVGGWGFVVWGVCARVSISVIGHWFVGHLAHRRGPQTWLVREAGVQAHDVPWAAIPTMGEAWHNNHHAWPGSARIGLYPGQSDWGFRFIQLLERLGLAWNVRTPETMADRDARLKRAPL, from the coding sequence ATGCACGAGCCTGATCCCTGCGCGGTCAACAGCCTGATCGAGACGCCCGACAGCAGCCCCGTGACGGGTCGCGTCGTCTGGGACCCGATCCATTCGCTGTGGAACGGCGGGATGCTGGCGGCGACGCTGGCCTTTGGAGCGACGACCTTCAGCCTCGGCGCCCTGACCGTCTTCGTCATCACCACGGGCGCGACCCTGCTGCTGGGCCATTCGGTCGGATTTCACCGGCGGCTGATCCACGGCAGCTTCGACTGCCCGCTATGGCTGGAGCGGACGCTGGTCTGGTTCGGGACCCTGGTGGGCATGAGCGGACCCTTCTGGATGATCCGCACCCACGATCTGCGCGACTGGGCGCAACGCCAGACCGACTGCCACGACTATCTGGCGCACCGCCGTCCGATGATGGTCGACGCTGTCTGGCAGATGCATTGCCGACTTGTGCTGGACCATCCGCCGCGCTTCGATCTGGGCCGGATCGGACGCGACCCCTTCTATCGTTTTCTGGAACGTACCTGGATGCTGCAACAGGCGCCCGTCGCGGCGGCCCTCTGGCTGGTCGGCGGCTGGGGTTTCGTGGTCTGGGGCGTCTGCGCCCGCGTCTCGATCAGCGTCATCGGTCACTGGTTCGTCGGCCACCTGGCCCACCGGCGTGGCCCCCAGACCTGGCTGGTGCGCGAGGCGGGCGTTCAGGCCCACGACGTGCCCTGGGCCGCCATCCCGACCATGGGCGAGGCCTGGCACAACAACCACCACGCCTGGCCCGGCTCCGCCCGCATCGGCCTCTATCCGGGCCAGAGCGACTGGGGCTTCCGGTTCATCCAGCTGCTGGAACGGCTGGGGCTGGCGTGGAACGTGCGGACGCCGGAAACCATGGCCGACAGAGACGCTCGCCTGAAGAGGGCGCCCCTATGA
- a CDS encoding metalloregulator ArsR/SmtB family transcription factor, which translates to MQRVFEALSSPVRRKILAYLAHADLTAGEIAAKFEISKPAVSQHLSVLEVAGLVTSEKKGQFVHYSLAPDHLANTLNGYVQEVCPVSKPLKRESAEIAKGRRTDAS; encoded by the coding sequence ATGCAGCGCGTCTTTGAAGCCCTCTCCAGCCCTGTCCGGCGCAAGATCCTGGCCTATCTGGCCCATGCCGATCTGACGGCGGGCGAGATCGCGGCCAAGTTCGAGATATCCAAGCCGGCGGTGTCGCAACACCTGTCGGTGCTGGAGGTCGCCGGTCTGGTGACCAGCGAGAAGAAGGGCCAGTTCGTCCACTACAGCCTGGCGCCCGATCATCTGGCCAATACGCTGAACGGCTATGTTCAGGAGGTCTGTCCGGTCTCCAAGCCCCTGAAGCGCGAAAGCGCCGAGATCGCCAAGGGGCGACGAACCGACGCATCCTGA
- a CDS encoding DUF350 domain-containing protein — protein sequence MDASSLPSVLSSPEVQAFATGFPILVLHLVVTFGLLAMGATVYALLTPWREVALIRQGNPAAAVAFVGVLVGLAIPLAVSLSISTSIRDIAIWGVATVVLQLLAFRVVDLLLTGLPQRIEKGEVAAAVVLAGAKLATALILAAALTG from the coding sequence ATGGACGCGTCGTCTCTGCCTAGCGTGCTGTCGAGTCCCGAGGTCCAGGCCTTCGCCACCGGATTTCCGATCCTGGTCCTGCATCTGGTCGTGACCTTCGGCCTGCTGGCCATGGGGGCGACGGTCTATGCCCTGCTGACGCCGTGGCGCGAGGTGGCGCTGATCCGTCAGGGCAATCCGGCCGCCGCCGTGGCCTTTGTCGGCGTTCTGGTCGGACTGGCCATTCCGCTGGCCGTCTCCCTGTCGATCTCGACCTCTATTCGCGACATCGCCATCTGGGGCGTGGCGACGGTGGTGCTGCAACTGTTGGCCTTCCGTGTCGTCGACTTGCTGCTGACCGGTCTGCCGCAGCGCATCGAGAAGGGCGAGGTCGCCGCCGCCGTGGTCCTGGCGGGCGCCAAGCTGGCCACGGCCCTGATCCTGGCCGCCGCCCTGACGGGCTGA
- a CDS encoding S1 family peptidase has product MRFPHLPDWTIYAAVIGALLIVSLGRREKADAPHPPEDDEAHGPLLGPVTPFDPSVTVIAPDIPFQPSSGTAFSIAGDGRWVTARHVVEGCPRPALVIGGGRALAADVRLAARADVALLLTEGGPPALPVAAEAPLRKGQRAFHPGFPQGHPGEVASRLLGRETLKIRGRGERDEPVLAWAEAGRTKGLKGTLSGLSGAPVLDRRGRVLGVTIAEAPRRGLIYTTAPDTFVPAIRGEQRADEKALGEAVNTDNYGQVADRLRRDLRVAQVVCLTA; this is encoded by the coding sequence ATGCGCTTTCCCCATCTTCCGGACTGGACCATCTATGCGGCGGTGATCGGCGCCCTGCTGATCGTTTCGCTGGGCCGGCGTGAAAAGGCCGACGCGCCGCATCCGCCCGAGGATGACGAGGCGCACGGTCCCCTGCTGGGCCCTGTCACGCCGTTCGATCCGTCGGTCACCGTCATCGCCCCCGACATTCCCTTCCAGCCCTCGTCAGGCACAGCCTTCTCCATCGCCGGGGACGGTCGCTGGGTCACGGCGCGTCATGTGGTCGAGGGCTGTCCGCGCCCGGCCCTGGTGATCGGCGGCGGTCGCGCCCTGGCGGCCGACGTGCGGTTGGCGGCGCGGGCCGATGTGGCCCTGTTGCTGACCGAGGGCGGGCCGCCCGCTCTGCCGGTCGCGGCCGAGGCGCCGCTGCGCAAGGGCCAGCGCGCCTTCCACCCTGGCTTCCCCCAGGGGCATCCGGGAGAGGTCGCTTCGCGCCTGCTGGGCCGTGAGACGCTGAAGATCCGCGGGCGCGGCGAGCGCGACGAGCCGGTGCTGGCCTGGGCCGAGGCCGGGCGCACCAAGGGCTTGAAGGGCACGCTGTCGGGCCTGTCGGGCGCGCCGGTGCTGGATCGTCGCGGCCGGGTGCTGGGCGTGACCATCGCAGAGGCGCCGCGTCGCGGCCTGATCTACACCACGGCGCCCGACACCTTTGTCCCCGCTATCCGGGGCGAGCAGCGGGCGGACGAAAAGGCCCTGGGCGAGGCGGTCAATACCGACAACTACGGCCAGGTCGCTGACCGGCTGCGGCGTGATCTGCGCGTGGCTCAGGTGGTCTGCCTGACAGCCTGA
- a CDS encoding M16 family metallopeptidase — MKTRLILTACASALLLGLPAAAFAEGAAPAVTTAAQGGVAVPPLGFNKRVLANGMEVYTARDASTSNVTVQVWYRVGSKDDPAGRSGFAHLFEHLLFKATKNMPSETFDRLTEDVGGMNNAFTADDVTAYYEVVPANHLQRILFAEADRMGSLVVDEATFVSERDVVKEEYRQRILASPYGRLFGLFTPETIYQDHPYRRPGIGSIEELNASTLDDVLRFHATYYRPDNAMLIVAGNFDQAQLDAWVNEYFAPLKRPATPMPVNNVKEPEPTGPRTATYYAPNVPLPAVVLAWNTVAYRDADRAALTVLDGVLSTGESSRLYRSLIYDKQIAASIGSNPDFAQQAGNLTAYAIMADGQTVDAGKAALEAEIARLRDAPVTAAELSEAKNELVANALRGRESIDDRATTLGMALIMTGDATAADREIAEIQAVTAADVQRVARRYLTPQRQITINYLPADDEHPASVQKMNVDAPVTVAELAPAGPVAVLLPEAERARLPQPGAEVAPATPAVADFRLANGMRVLVAPTEGLPLVSARLNFNAGSANDPAGKPGVASMTASLLTQGTKTKSAPEIATAIEQLGANIGAGSGADFTNVYANAPKDVFARSLSLMADLVRNPAFAAEELERQQSQTLDGLRVALSQPGSIAAQSVGRVVYGDAPYGAPGGGTLTSVPAITRDDVAAFHAARYRPSQATIVFSGAVTPAEARELAQAAFGDWREPSSAAPTPVAKAGQTLSPRIVVIDQPGAGQAAVTAAIRGIRRTDADYFPLTLGNTLLGGGFSSRLNQEIRIKRGLSYGARSSVGAQQDVGVFTASTQTKNETATEVADLILAEVGKLGTAPATEAELAPRRATLIGGFGRSLETVDGLGGLVANLALYDLPMSDLAGYAGRIRSVTPQQVEAAFAEHLPTDRASLVIVGDASKFIDGLRAKYPNVEVIPLTDLNLDSATLR; from the coding sequence ATGAAGACCCGCCTGATCCTGACCGCCTGCGCCTCGGCCCTGCTGCTGGGCCTGCCCGCCGCTGCTTTCGCTGAAGGCGCGGCGCCCGCCGTCACCACCGCCGCCCAGGGCGGGGTGGCTGTGCCGCCGCTGGGCTTCAACAAGCGGGTGCTGGCCAACGGCATGGAGGTCTATACCGCCCGCGACGCCTCGACCTCGAACGTCACGGTCCAGGTCTGGTACCGCGTGGGGTCGAAGGACGATCCGGCCGGCCGCTCGGGCTTCGCCCACCTGTTTGAACACCTGCTGTTCAAGGCCACGAAGAACATGCCGTCCGAGACGTTCGACCGTCTGACCGAGGACGTCGGCGGCATGAACAACGCCTTCACCGCAGACGACGTCACCGCCTATTACGAAGTGGTCCCCGCCAACCACCTGCAGCGCATCCTCTTCGCCGAGGCCGACCGCATGGGCTCCCTGGTGGTCGATGAGGCGACCTTCGTCTCCGAGCGCGATGTGGTGAAGGAGGAATACCGCCAGCGGATTCTGGCCAGCCCCTATGGCCGCCTGTTCGGCCTGTTCACGCCCGAAACCATCTATCAGGACCACCCCTATCGCCGTCCGGGCATCGGCTCGATCGAGGAACTGAACGCCTCGACCCTGGATGACGTCCTGCGCTTCCACGCCACCTACTACCGGCCCGACAACGCCATGCTGATCGTCGCCGGCAACTTCGATCAGGCCCAGCTGGACGCATGGGTGAACGAATACTTCGCGCCGCTGAAGCGCCCGGCCACGCCCATGCCGGTCAACAACGTCAAGGAGCCGGAACCGACCGGCCCGCGCACCGCCACCTACTACGCGCCCAACGTGCCCCTGCCCGCCGTGGTCCTGGCCTGGAACACCGTGGCCTATCGCGACGCCGACCGCGCCGCCCTGACCGTGCTGGACGGCGTGCTGTCGACCGGGGAATCCAGCCGCCTCTATCGCTCGCTGATCTATGACAAGCAGATCGCCGCCTCGATCGGCTCCAACCCCGACTTCGCCCAGCAGGCCGGCAACCTGACCGCCTACGCCATCATGGCCGACGGTCAGACGGTGGACGCTGGCAAGGCCGCGCTGGAGGCCGAGATCGCCCGCCTGCGCGACGCCCCCGTAACCGCCGCCGAACTGAGCGAGGCCAAGAACGAGCTGGTCGCCAATGCGCTGCGTGGCCGCGAGAGCATCGACGACCGCGCGACGACCCTGGGCATGGCCCTGATCATGACCGGCGACGCCACCGCCGCCGACCGCGAGATCGCCGAGATCCAGGCCGTCACCGCCGCCGACGTTCAGCGCGTGGCCCGCCGCTATCTGACGCCGCAACGCCAGATCACCATCAACTACCTGCCCGCCGACGATGAACATCCGGCCAGCGTGCAGAAGATGAACGTGGACGCCCCCGTCACCGTGGCCGAGCTGGCTCCCGCCGGTCCGGTCGCCGTCCTGCTGCCGGAGGCCGAGCGCGCCCGCCTGCCCCAGCCGGGCGCGGAAGTCGCCCCCGCCACGCCTGCGGTGGCCGACTTCCGTCTGGCCAACGGCATGCGGGTTCTGGTCGCCCCGACCGAGGGCCTGCCCCTGGTTTCGGCCCGCCTCAACTTCAACGCCGGTTCGGCCAACGACCCGGCGGGCAAACCGGGCGTCGCCTCCATGACCGCCAGCCTGCTGACCCAGGGCACGAAGACGAAGTCGGCGCCGGAGATCGCCACCGCCATCGAACAGCTGGGCGCCAATATCGGCGCGGGCTCGGGCGCGGACTTCACCAATGTCTACGCCAATGCGCCCAAGGACGTGTTCGCCCGCTCGCTCAGCCTGATGGCCGATCTGGTGCGCAACCCGGCCTTCGCCGCCGAGGAGCTGGAGCGTCAGCAGTCGCAGACCCTGGACGGCCTGCGCGTCGCGCTCAGCCAGCCCGGCTCGATCGCCGCCCAGTCGGTCGGGCGCGTCGTCTACGGCGACGCCCCCTACGGCGCGCCCGGCGGCGGCACTCTGACCAGCGTGCCCGCCATCACCCGCGACGACGTGGCCGCCTTCCACGCCGCCCGCTATCGCCCGTCGCAGGCCACGATCGTCTTCTCGGGCGCTGTCACGCCTGCTGAAGCCCGCGAACTGGCGCAGGCGGCGTTTGGCGACTGGCGCGAACCGTCGTCCGCCGCTCCGACCCCGGTGGCCAAGGCTGGTCAGACCCTGTCGCCCCGCATCGTCGTCATCGACCAGCCGGGCGCGGGTCAGGCCGCCGTCACCGCCGCCATCCGGGGCATCAGGCGCACCGACGCCGACTACTTCCCGCTGACGCTGGGCAACACCCTGCTGGGCGGCGGCTTCTCGTCGCGCCTCAACCAGGAAATCCGCATCAAGCGCGGCCTGTCCTACGGCGCCCGTTCCTCGGTCGGCGCCCAGCAGGACGTCGGCGTTTTCACCGCCTCGACCCAGACCAAGAACGAGACGGCGACCGAGGTGGCCGACCTGATCCTGGCCGAGGTCGGCAAGCTGGGGACGGCCCCAGCGACCGAGGCCGAACTGGCCCCGCGCCGCGCCACCCTGATCGGCGGCTTCGGCCGTTCGCTGGAAACGGTGGACGGTCTGGGCGGTCTGGTGGCCAACCTGGCCCTCTACGACCTGCCGATGAGCGATCTCGCCGGCTACGCCGGGCGCATCCGCTCGGTCACCCCGCAACAGGTCGAGGCCGCCTTTGCCGAACACCTGCCCACTGACCGGGCCAGCCTGGTCATCGTTGGCGACGCCTCCAAGTTCATCGACGGCCTGCGGGCCAAATACCCGAACGTCGAGGTCATCCCTCTGACCGACCTGAACCTGGACAGCGCCACGCTGCGCTAG
- a CDS encoding isoaspartyl peptidase/L-asparaginase family protein, whose product MARTALILHGGAGARRERNYDAEVVHMREVVEAMKARLDAGASAVDVAVEAVILLEDSGLYVAGRGASPNLAGAYELDASLMDGASGKAGAVAALQGFRNPVVAARAVMDRTPHVMLAGEGAALFAHDQGLEPIGDEEAWFTRAGKGEDNHPPGGLSHGTVGCCVLDSEGRLAAATSTAGVFGKMPGRVGDTPIPAAGTWADDCAAVSCTGQGEYFIRVAAAARTAIGVAAGQSLADSAQATIDRIGGLGGDGGLIALDRAGNIAQPYNSQGMKRAWLTTDGEIGVQVFDQPA is encoded by the coding sequence ATGGCGCGAACCGCCCTCATCCTCCACGGCGGCGCCGGCGCCCGGCGCGAGCGCAACTACGACGCCGAGGTCGTGCATATGCGCGAAGTGGTCGAGGCGATGAAGGCGCGGCTGGACGCCGGTGCCTCGGCCGTGGACGTGGCCGTCGAGGCCGTGATCCTGCTGGAAGACTCCGGCCTCTACGTCGCCGGTCGCGGCGCCTCGCCCAACCTGGCCGGCGCCTATGAGCTGGACGCCAGCCTCATGGACGGCGCCAGCGGCAAGGCCGGCGCTGTGGCCGCCCTGCAGGGCTTCCGCAACCCGGTCGTCGCCGCCCGCGCCGTGATGGACCGCACCCCGCACGTCATGCTGGCGGGCGAAGGCGCCGCCCTGTTCGCCCATGATCAGGGGCTGGAGCCGATCGGCGACGAAGAGGCCTGGTTCACTCGCGCCGGCAAGGGTGAGGACAATCACCCGCCCGGCGGCCTCAGCCACGGCACCGTCGGCTGCTGCGTGCTGGATAGCGAAGGCCGCCTCGCCGCCGCCACCTCGACGGCGGGCGTCTTCGGCAAGATGCCGGGCCGCGTCGGCGACACCCCCATCCCCGCCGCCGGCACCTGGGCCGACGACTGCGCCGCCGTCTCCTGCACCGGTCAGGGCGAGTATTTCATCCGCGTCGCCGCCGCCGCGCGCACCGCCATCGGCGTGGCCGCCGGTCAGTCGCTCGCTGACTCGGCTCAGGCGACCATCGACCGCATCGGCGGTCTGGGCGGCGACGGCGGCCTGATCGCGCTCGACCGCGCGGGCAATATCGCCCAGCCCTACAACAGCCAGGGCATGAAGCGCGCCTGGCTGACCACCGACGGCGAGATCGGGGTTCAGGTCTTCGACCAACCGGCCTGA
- a CDS encoding NADPH:quinone oxidoreductase family protein, which yields MRAVLSKAVGGPDSLVVEEVMDPTPKPGEVVIEVKAVGINYPDTLIIEDRYQFKPERPFSPGGEVAGVVDAVGEGVKGVFRGDRVIAVPGWGGLVERLAVPASSLIPMPDGMSFEEAAALTMTYGTSYYALKDRANLQPGETLLVLGAAGGVGAAAVELGKAMGARVVAAASTNDKVEFALELGADNGLIYPSGAMDKAAQKALSGELKLATGRDGADVVYDAVGGDYTEPALRAMDWNGRYLVVGFPAGIPSLPLNLTLLKSVSVIGVFWGAAVARDPKAHAANMAELMQLWKDGKIRPRVSRTYPLEDAHEAIKALGDRTAMGKIIVTTDE from the coding sequence ATGCGCGCAGTCCTGTCCAAGGCCGTCGGCGGCCCTGATAGCCTTGTCGTCGAGGAGGTCATGGACCCCACGCCCAAGCCGGGCGAGGTGGTGATCGAGGTCAAGGCCGTGGGGATCAACTACCCCGATACGCTGATCATCGAGGACAGGTACCAGTTCAAGCCCGAGCGCCCCTTCTCGCCCGGCGGCGAGGTCGCGGGCGTGGTCGATGCGGTGGGCGAAGGCGTCAAGGGCGTGTTCCGGGGCGATCGCGTCATCGCCGTGCCGGGCTGGGGCGGTCTGGTGGAGCGGCTGGCGGTTCCGGCCTCCAGCCTGATTCCCATGCCCGACGGCATGAGCTTCGAGGAAGCCGCGGCCCTGACCATGACCTATGGCACCAGCTATTACGCGCTGAAGGATCGGGCCAACTTGCAGCCGGGCGAGACCCTGCTGGTGCTGGGCGCGGCCGGGGGCGTGGGCGCCGCCGCCGTCGAGCTGGGCAAGGCCATGGGAGCGCGCGTCGTCGCCGCCGCCTCGACCAACGACAAGGTGGAGTTCGCCCTGGAACTGGGCGCCGACAACGGCCTGATCTATCCGTCGGGCGCCATGGACAAGGCGGCGCAGAAGGCCCTGTCGGGCGAGTTGAAGCTGGCCACGGGCCGCGACGGCGCCGACGTGGTCTATGACGCGGTCGGCGGCGACTACACGGAACCCGCGCTGCGGGCCATGGACTGGAACGGCCGGTATCTGGTGGTGGGCTTCCCGGCGGGCATCCCGTCCCTGCCGCTGAACCTGACCCTGTTGAAGTCGGTCTCGGTGATCGGGGTCTTCTGGGGCGCGGCGGTGGCGCGCGACCCCAAGGCCCACGCCGCCAACATGGCCGAGCTGATGCAACTGTGGAAGGACGGCAAGATCAGGCCGCGCGTCAGTCGCACCTATCCGCTGGAAGACGCCCACGAGGCCATCAAGGCCCTGGGCGACCGGACGGCCATGGGCAAGATCATCGTGACGACCGACGAATGA
- a CDS encoding 2OG-Fe(II) oxygenase encodes MSGLLDPALKLAVGEGDFAAASERLARTGRTRVPGLFGAGAEALHAAILAPDQPWVRTFLNPLGADIPVATLDASSPEDQDHVTQQAYAGATGGLQFLFDRLRLGPAREAGMATPQILFDLLDLFNTEVFLDFARRLTGDDRIAFSDGQVTRYLPGHFLNRHSDANPKTERLYAYVLNLSPGWRAEWGGLLQFLDEGGDITETFVPSFGALNVFAVPQMHAVSTVAPFAGGPRYSVTGWWRAKPLER; translated from the coding sequence ATGAGCGGTCTTCTCGATCCGGCCCTGAAACTGGCGGTGGGCGAGGGTGACTTCGCCGCCGCCTCCGAGCGTCTGGCCCGCACCGGCCGCACCCGCGTCCCTGGCCTGTTCGGCGCGGGCGCCGAGGCCCTGCACGCGGCGATCCTCGCCCCCGATCAGCCCTGGGTCCGCACCTTTCTCAATCCCCTGGGGGCCGACATCCCAGTGGCGACGCTGGATGCGTCCTCGCCCGAGGATCAGGACCATGTGACGCAGCAGGCCTACGCCGGCGCGACCGGCGGGTTGCAGTTCCTGTTCGACCGTCTGCGTCTGGGCCCGGCGCGGGAGGCGGGCATGGCCACGCCTCAGATCCTGTTCGACCTGCTGGACCTGTTCAATACCGAGGTCTTTCTGGATTTCGCCCGACGTCTGACCGGCGACGACCGCATTGCCTTTTCCGACGGCCAGGTGACGCGCTACCTGCCGGGGCATTTCCTCAACCGTCACAGCGACGCCAATCCGAAGACCGAGCGGCTCTACGCCTATGTGCTGAACCTGTCGCCGGGCTGGCGGGCGGAGTGGGGCGGCCTGCTGCAGTTCCTCGATGAGGGCGGCGACATCACCGAGACCTTCGTCCCCAGTTTCGGCGCCCTGAACGTCTTCGCCGTGCCGCAGATGCACGCGGTCTCGACCGTCGCCCCCTTCGCCGGCGGGCCGCGCTATTCGGTCACCGGTTGGTGGCGGGCCAAGCCGCTGGAGCGCTAG
- a CDS encoding YkvA family protein, whose product MTAKAKHASPTDAIDPEKALVPTVQRVNEMRVRKGFWPKLRSTASRIPFAGQALAAWYATQDPKTPLAAKGVMLGALAYFVMPVDAIPDIFAGIGFTDDAAVIAAVLATLGAHVKRQHHEQAEAALKRVRDEAET is encoded by the coding sequence ATGACCGCCAAAGCCAAACATGCTTCCCCGACCGACGCCATCGATCCTGAAAAGGCGCTGGTCCCCACGGTCCAGAGGGTCAATGAAATGCGCGTCAGAAAGGGCTTCTGGCCCAAGCTGCGCAGCACCGCATCGCGCATCCCCTTCGCCGGGCAAGCCCTGGCCGCCTGGTACGCCACCCAGGACCCCAAGACGCCGCTGGCGGCCAAGGGGGTCATGCTGGGCGCCCTGGCCTATTTCGTCATGCCGGTCGACGCCATTCCCGACATCTTCGCCGGCATCGGCTTCACAGACGACGCGGCGGTGATCGCCGCCGTCCTGGCCACCCTGGGCGCCCATGTGAAGCGCCAGCACCATGAACAGGCCGAGGCGGCGCTGAAGCGCGTCCGCGACGAAGCCGAAACCTAG
- a CDS encoding SDR family oxidoreductase, with product MKLDGSIAAVVTGGASGLGEGTARALAAKGVKVALFDLNEERGEIIAQEIGGVFCKVDVTSDESVAAGFVKARAAHGQERLTVNCAGIATGQKTVSRKRETGEIRAHDMAQFERTVSINLFGTFRVLSQSAAGMVTLEPMEDGERGLIVNTASVAAQDGQIGQAAYSASKGGVYAMTLPVARDLMNEGVRVNTILPGIMWTPMMAGMDQKVQDALAAMIPFPKRLGTPADYAALALHLAENTYINGECIRLDGAIRLAPR from the coding sequence ATGAAACTCGACGGTTCGATTGCGGCGGTGGTGACGGGCGGGGCTTCGGGCCTGGGCGAAGGCACGGCGCGCGCCCTGGCGGCCAAGGGCGTCAAGGTCGCCCTGTTCGACCTGAACGAGGAACGCGGCGAGATCATCGCCCAGGAAATCGGCGGCGTCTTCTGCAAGGTGGACGTCACCTCGGACGAGAGCGTCGCAGCCGGCTTCGTCAAGGCCCGCGCCGCCCACGGCCAGGAACGCCTGACCGTCAACTGCGCCGGGATCGCCACGGGCCAGAAGACCGTCAGCCGCAAACGTGAAACCGGCGAGATTCGCGCCCACGACATGGCCCAGTTCGAGCGCACCGTCTCGATCAACCTGTTCGGCACCTTCCGCGTTTTGTCGCAGTCGGCGGCGGGCATGGTCACGCTGGAACCGATGGAAGACGGCGAGCGCGGCCTGATCGTCAACACCGCCTCGGTCGCGGCCCAGGACGGCCAGATCGGCCAGGCGGCCTATTCGGCGTCCAAGGGCGGCGTCTACGCCATGACCCTGCCGGTCGCGCGCGACCTGATGAACGAGGGCGTGCGGGTCAACACCATCCTGCCCGGCATCATGTGGACGCCGATGATGGCGGGCATGGACCAGAAGGTGCAGGACGCCTTGGCCGCCATGATCCCCTTCCCCAAGCGTCTGGGCACGCCCGCCGACTACGCCGCCCTGGCCCTGCACCTGGCCGAGAACACCTACATCAACGGCGAGTGCATCCGTCTGGACGGCGCCATTCGTCTGGCGCCGCGCTGA